From Granulicella sp. WH15, the proteins below share one genomic window:
- a CDS encoding sigma 54-interacting transcriptional regulator, with protein MFSNSLIGSSNAFRSVIEDIEMVAPLGCAVLIQGETGTGKEVVARAVHDNGSRRNKPFVAVNCAAIPSALLESELFGHEKGAFTGAVSQSVGRFQAAHGGTLFLDEIGDLPLELQPKLLRVLQEQQFERVGSSRTTQVDVRIIAATNLQLQQMIDEKSFRADLYYRLSVFPIALPALRQRKEDIPLLVRYFVSRLNERLGRHVSQIPCELLELLAEYHWPGNIRELQNFVERAIITSPGDVLTPREKELRLIAVAPQIRAVVTLADAERAHIHRTLDETNWTIGGSNGAAARLGIPRTTLISRMEKLGFPKSPKRSEVEVKDVSNIFSPGSDNHSFALS; from the coding sequence ATGTTCTCAAACAGCCTGATCGGTTCAAGTAACGCATTTCGTAGCGTCATTGAAGATATAGAGATGGTCGCGCCGCTAGGCTGTGCCGTTTTGATTCAGGGGGAGACTGGGACGGGGAAGGAGGTTGTGGCACGAGCTGTTCACGATAACGGCTCAAGACGTAACAAGCCCTTTGTCGCGGTCAACTGCGCTGCGATCCCCTCTGCGTTGCTTGAGAGCGAGCTGTTCGGACATGAAAAAGGAGCTTTCACCGGTGCGGTCTCACAGTCAGTCGGTCGGTTCCAGGCGGCTCATGGCGGGACGCTATTTCTTGACGAGATCGGGGATCTGCCGCTCGAGTTGCAACCGAAGCTCTTGCGGGTTCTCCAAGAGCAGCAGTTCGAACGAGTCGGTAGCAGTCGAACCACGCAGGTCGATGTAAGAATCATCGCTGCCACAAATCTTCAGCTTCAACAGATGATCGACGAAAAGTCCTTCAGAGCGGACCTTTACTACCGATTGAGTGTCTTTCCTATCGCCCTACCAGCGCTCAGGCAGCGCAAAGAGGATATTCCATTGCTGGTCCGCTACTTTGTGAGTCGGCTCAATGAGCGGCTTGGTCGTCATGTGAGCCAGATTCCATGCGAACTTCTCGAGCTATTGGCCGAGTACCATTGGCCAGGCAACATTCGCGAACTTCAAAACTTCGTGGAGCGGGCAATAATTACGTCGCCCGGCGATGTCCTCACCCCACGCGAGAAGGAACTGAGGCTGATTGCGGTGGCTCCTCAGATACGAGCAGTCGTCACGCTCGCCGATGCTGAGAGAGCCCATATCCATCGGACTCTCGATGAAACCAATTGGACCATTGGGGGTAGTAATGGCGCCGCAGCGCGGCTTGGGATTCCGCGTACGACGCTAATCTCACGTATGGAAAAGTTGGGGTTTCCTAAGTCGCCGAAGCGGTCAGAGGTAGAAGTGAAAGACGTTTCGAATATCTTTTCTCCGGGATCTGACAATCACTCCTTCGCGCTTAGTTGA
- a CDS encoding response regulator — MASRSNRATMTLKLGGIVLVKQSKPCVVAVVDDDIRVRESVSDLLASAGFETRLFSSAEAFMNDCDIELSCCLITDVRMPGMDGWELQRLAIQKLPKLPVVFITAHQDDEAAKRAMELGAIALLYKPFDGEELLKIVDDAINKYRLSETHSPRN, encoded by the coding sequence TTGGCAAGCCGTTCCAACCGGGCTACGATGACGTTGAAGTTGGGAGGGATCGTATTGGTTAAGCAATCTAAGCCGTGTGTTGTAGCTGTGGTCGACGACGACATACGAGTTCGTGAATCGGTTAGCGATCTCCTTGCATCGGCGGGTTTCGAGACGAGGCTCTTTAGCTCGGCAGAAGCGTTTATGAACGATTGCGACATCGAGCTGTCCTGCTGTTTGATCACTGACGTCCGGATGCCGGGCATGGACGGTTGGGAACTGCAACGCCTAGCAATCCAGAAGCTGCCGAAGCTGCCTGTTGTGTTCATAACCGCACATCAGGACGACGAGGCCGCTAAACGCGCCATGGAACTGGGCGCTATCGCGCTCCTCTACAAGCCATTTGACGGCGAGGAGCTTCTTAAGATCGTCGACGACGCAATTAATAAATATCGCTTATCTGAAACACATTCCCCGCGCAATTGA